The Elaeis guineensis isolate ETL-2024a chromosome 3, EG11, whole genome shotgun sequence region TCCTCTTGGTGCCCCATGTTCCAAGGCCAACCCTGCGGTGCCTCCCCTACTGGCCCCACCCCATCCCCATGCACCTATAACTCCGGCTACGGCGGTGACTCCACCTTCGCTGCCACCCTCTCTCAAGACTCCCTCCGTTTAGCTCTCGACGTCATCCCTAACTATGCCTTTGGCTGCGTCAACGCCGTTACCGGCAGTGCAACCAGCTTGCCCAAACAAGGGCTCTTGGGCCTGGGTGGTGGGCCCATGTCGTTGCTCTCCCAGGCCGCTTCGGTGTATAAGGGGGTCTTCTCCTACTGCCTTCCAAGCTTTAGATCCTACTACTTCTCCGGTTCGCTCCGGCTCGGGCCGGTCGGGCAGCCAAGGAGCATCCGAACGACCCCGCTTCTCCACAACCCGCACCGGCCGTCCTTGTACTACGTGAACCAGACCGGGATCAGCGTGGGCCGGGTCCTTGTCGCGGTCCCGCCCGGCTCGTTCGGGTTCGACCCGGCCACCGGTGCCGGCACCGTGGTCGACTCGGGGACCGTCATAACTCGGTTCGTGTCGCCGATCTACGCGGCGCTGAGGGACGAGTTCAGGAGGCAAGTCAACGCGTCGGGCGGGTACTCGGCGCTGGGGGCGTTCGATACGTGCTTCAGTACGGACGAGGTGTCGAGGACGCCCCCGGTGACGCTCCACTTCGCGGGGCTGGATCTGGTGTTCCCCGTGGAGAACACTTTGATACACAGCAGCGCGCGGCCGCTGGCGTGCCTCGCCATGGCGGAGGCGCCGGGGAATGTGAACTCGGTGGTGAACGTGATTGCCAGCCTCCAGCAGCAGAACATGAGGGTGATGATCGACGTGGCGAATGGGAGGGTGGGGTTCGCACGGGAGGTGTGCAACTGAGGGAGGATGGAATCCCATGTTATTTGTATTCTCTATTTGTTTTTGGTGTTTTGTTTCAAGTGTGAGAGTGGCCAGGATGTTGACGCGAAGTGTCACGGGTTGTTTTCCTAGTCTTTTTTTATGTTTCGTTGTTTGGGGTGTGAGAGACGCGGGGGTAAATCGTGCCTGTTTTACCAAGCAGCAAATAAGAAAGGTGATAATTAATGTCCAGTAATTTACCTTTACTCCGTCCCCACCTATGCGTTTCTCCCATCCTTCCACTGTATCAGTTCTGGTCCGGATTTTTTTACATCTTTATTaagttaaataattataaataataatatttatacaatctaagagagaaagaggTAAATGGCAATTTTGAAATTTAAGGGCCAGATCTCCTTGGAGTCCAGCTACGAATCGGAGTTCCCATTACTGTTAATTGGATCTGATTTCTCATTGCTCTAATCCTATTCAACGAGTGACGGGGTAGAGGGGATTTTGAGAAAGCGGAGGTCTACGTATGTTGGCGTATAAAATATAGACTAAATTGCTCAAAAATTTCCTAGCAAACGAACAATTTGGACTGTGTGCATGAGAGGATATTCTTACAGGTATACGTTTCCTTGAAAGCATCTACGCTTATCATGCAATGTTGTTTGTTTCCAAGCTTAATTTAATATAAACAATTATGCACGAATTGGCAAGCATGGCAATATACGTCAAGAGGAATGAATATTTACCTACATGAAATAAAAAGTATCATgtgttaaaatttaaatataggaTGATTAATTGGATGCTCATCCACACGAAATTATTGGTTCAAATATGAAGAATTAATACTGGAATCTAACCTTTTGCACCTATATATTAAAAACAAAAGCGTTATGAAGAGTAAATCAACTAGAGGAAATTAAACTTCACAGATAACCATATATATGTCTAGATGGATTTAAACGATCGATTCTGAAGAGTCGTACCCCGACCAAAATTTGAGCAATTCTTTGCCAATATAATGTATGGTTCGGAGGTTTTCTAGTAAATGCATGGTCCAATAATTCATTGGATACGAATAGCTTGATCCAATGTTGTTCACTGTCGGCAAATGGAGGTCCATAAGCCTGTCCAGGAGAGTAGTCAATGGATTAGGTTAGAATAGCCATTAGTGGTCCTAATTTGTGATTGATGGTCCATAACATATTGGGCCTGTGCTGGCTCTTCCACTGCCCTCTGTTTGGCCAGAGAACACTACAACCAAACCGAAAGTCTCCTGCCTGAACTCCGAAGTCCCAAGCATTACGGTTTCAGTACTATTGCACCGTTTCCTCTTTTTGCAGCAAGCAAATAAAAAATTGCCAAATTGTTTGAGCTGCAGCAAGCATTACGTACGTGACAACCTTGGGTCTTCTTGGATTTATGTACGCTGGACAGGACCAACTGTTGGGTTAGTCCTGTGCCCATCTTCTAATCTCGTGAACCAAAACTGTGAGTCAGAATTATGGGTAGGGTATATGGTTTTGCTCTCAGCATTATGGTTTTAAAAGGTGTTACGTGCCACCAACTCCATGCCACATGCTTCTTCACTCTCAGTCACAAGTTCCTCTCATTGTTAATTCTTTATAATTCGCTTTACTTATATAAATAGTGATCTTTCTACTTTTATGGCCCATCGTATGTAATTAGTGAATGGTAGCACAAAAAATAAGGATTCGAAATCAGTTTGAAATTGGACAATTTCTCCCCTGGACAAGACCAGATTTAGCTGGTTCTTTCTATTGGCAAGAACcagttttattatttatcaagctGTTATCGACAAGTTCTCAAGATCTATTCTACTTTATCAATGACCAAAATCTGAGTCAGTCAAAGCTTGCTTTCTCATCACCACGGTGGGTTCCTTGGCTCCTGTCCTCATTGTGGTGTTTGTGTTGCTTTCTTCCTCACGACAGAAACACTCGATACACAAATTTACTTTTGTTTTTCAAACAATACGCTTAATAATATTCAAAACGCCCAAATTTATAACACAGTCTCACCAACTTTCTAGGGTCATGGGGGTCTGGATGTTGTAAAATTCATGCTAAAAGTTTCTTGTGTGCAGCCCATGCATGTTTTAAATTTACACCAAAGTGAGCCAACGAGCCGGGACTAATGTTGCTAGTTTTTTCTTTCAGTGTGAATAAGGTGGCAGGATCACTGTATTGCTTCATTAAGAACAAACATTACATTGCTTATGGGATACAGTATCATCACTTGCATCGTAAATATACTGAATATATCAGCAAACAGATTCACGCCAGCTTAATGCATGGCACTCTTCTAGTGGCGTGAAGTTCCAAGTGTGAGTGATCCAAGGTGATTGCAATCTCACCCaagaaatagaaagaaaaaggagaagtccagttt contains the following coding sequences:
- the LOC105041396 gene encoding aspartyl protease 25, which encodes MAMAFLLSPFFCLLLLLSSTAIAADIPIFHSKAPPPPASSSLFDSVLAAAHTDPARLAFLSQKATAVPIASGQQLLQSNSYVLRARLGSPGQLLLLVLDTGSDAAWVPCSPCSSCPSSNLFLASNSTTYSSLPCSSSWCPMFQGQPCGASPTGPTPSPCTYNSGYGGDSTFAATLSQDSLRLALDVIPNYAFGCVNAVTGSATSLPKQGLLGLGGGPMSLLSQAASVYKGVFSYCLPSFRSYYFSGSLRLGPVGQPRSIRTTPLLHNPHRPSLYYVNQTGISVGRVLVAVPPGSFGFDPATGAGTVVDSGTVITRFVSPIYAALRDEFRRQVNASGGYSALGAFDTCFSTDEVSRTPPVTLHFAGLDLVFPVENTLIHSSARPLACLAMAEAPGNVNSVVNVIASLQQQNMRVMIDVANGRVGFAREVCN